One Candidatus Saccharibacteria bacterium RAAC3_TM7_1 genomic region harbors:
- a CDS encoding hypothetical protein (RAAC3_TM7_1_263), giving the protein MSEALVESPYVQETVAEMRVENEYNTQELAFPKLDGILFPLVVTNAEVVAPCPWMGGAEVPLTVALNNYCQPMTEENADQVIADVYDFLANQVSEEKEVLQEPAVEVSREEKSEPVVVEVKKENTPQNDLTRSDEPPKKAESVTNKSKPLQQPIETAIKPKAETKPSVDKSAEKDTIEHEEAKQVVPIPVEETDVSPARHESPRSTSGVHDVAPEHEHRTVDRPVALSVEATPQQDDNLTATQDKNQELVTESITPATTLDLEMDNQSEPLPDSKDDESLLYENSDIDPAVQALENEIVLEPLEYFSQTASEMVRDDNEIEPVIDESMAESLDPDHELLILDQDELYSSADCQEVVQTHWGVEELETVLDEDATRLDSLVETELAISEVNKLLLSLSEPSENPDEVAFAAIDEEHGISDNKETPEELETAYTDLSDDIQFAYEIESADATMRGLYAGLSPEDDADLSEILKEIDEPITYRGTRGTTRTLTTAAGTLKTALYRATAIGRSALRPHIIVSVR; this is encoded by the coding sequence GTGAGTGAAGCCTTGGTTGAATCTCCCTACGTTCAAGAAACGGTAGCGGAAATGAGGGTAGAGAATGAGTACAATACTCAGGAGCTTGCTTTTCCTAAACTTGACGGCATACTTTTTCCTCTCGTAGTGACAAACGCGGAGGTAGTCGCGCCTTGCCCTTGGATGGGTGGTGCTGAAGTGCCACTCACGGTAGCATTAAATAACTATTGCCAGCCAATGACAGAAGAAAATGCCGACCAGGTGATAGCCGACGTATATGACTTTCTCGCGAACCAGGTCTCTGAAGAAAAAGAGGTGCTGCAAGAGCCCGCAGTCGAAGTATCCCGGGAAGAGAAGAGCGAGCCGGTTGTTGTCGAAGTGAAAAAAGAAAACACGCCGCAAAATGATCTGACACGTTCAGATGAACCACCTAAGAAAGCGGAATCTGTAACGAATAAGAGTAAACCTCTGCAGCAGCCGATCGAAACTGCCATTAAGCCAAAGGCTGAGACTAAGCCGTCAGTTGATAAGAGTGCGGAAAAAGACACCATAGAGCATGAAGAAGCCAAGCAGGTAGTACCAATCCCAGTGGAGGAAACAGATGTTTCGCCGGCTAGGCATGAATCGCCACGATCGACCTCGGGAGTGCACGATGTTGCCCCGGAGCATGAGCACAGAACGGTCGATCGACCAGTCGCTCTCAGTGTAGAGGCAACACCCCAACAGGATGACAACCTTACTGCTACTCAAGATAAGAACCAAGAACTTGTTACAGAATCGATTACTCCTGCCACGACATTGGATCTGGAGATGGACAATCAGAGCGAACCGCTACCTGACTCTAAGGACGATGAGTCATTGCTATATGAGAACAGCGATATAGATCCGGCAGTTCAAGCGCTCGAAAATGAAATCGTGCTTGAGCCGCTGGAGTACTTCAGTCAAACTGCTTCCGAGATGGTACGAGACGATAATGAGATTGAGCCTGTCATTGACGAAAGCATGGCAGAGTCGCTCGATCCAGATCATGAGCTGTTGATACTCGACCAGGACGAGCTTTACTCTTCGGCCGACTGCCAGGAAGTGGTGCAGACCCATTGGGGCGTGGAAGAACTAGAAACGGTGCTTGATGAGGACGCTACCCGCCTCGACTCATTAGTAGAAACAGAACTTGCTATTTCAGAAGTAAATAAACTGTTGCTCAGCCTCAGTGAGCCCTCAGAGAACCCTGATGAAGTAGCGTTCGCGGCTATAGATGAAGAGCATGGCATAAGTGATAATAAAGAAACACCAGAGGAGCTCGAGACAGCATACACTGACCTATCCGATGATATACAGTTTGCCTATGAGATAGAGTCTGCCGACGCAACGATGAGAGGCTTATACGCGGGTTTATCACCTGAGGACGACGCTGACCTATCCGAAATACTTAAAGAAATTGATGAGCCGATAACATACCGTGGCACTCGTGGAACCACTCGGACGTTGACTACTGCTGCAGGTACGCTAAAAACAGCGCTTTATCGAGCAACCGCCATCGGTAGATCAGCTCTTCGCCCGCATATTATTGTTTCGGTGAGATGA
- a CDS encoding hypothetical protein (RAAC3_TM7_1_264): MSMSTTENLQTDNPDVFLVEPNIERDAALGVQWLEGELGRATLTSMGVADQDNEPTTMEQERKRVKDFIERRDQFNWMIEYQSKVVGSVWVDLEQVGNVPAPAIHIMIGDPEVRGKGVGFAASSKVIEHLQGLGFENIYSRHLTKNGGASNLLQSLGFTNLGAPYSDDDGLEWQNLVRASYSENTK; this comes from the coding sequence ATGAGCATGAGTACGACAGAAAACTTACAGACAGATAATCCCGACGTCTTTCTTGTTGAGCCAAATATTGAAAGAGACGCTGCCCTTGGTGTTCAGTGGCTTGAAGGCGAGTTGGGCCGAGCAACACTTACTTCTATGGGTGTGGCTGATCAGGACAATGAGCCTACCACCATGGAGCAAGAACGTAAGCGTGTCAAAGATTTTATTGAGAGACGAGATCAATTTAATTGGATGATTGAGTATCAAAGCAAGGTAGTGGGTTCTGTATGGGTAGACTTAGAACAAGTTGGCAATGTACCCGCTCCAGCTATTCACATAATGATAGGTGATCCTGAGGTACGCGGAAAAGGCGTTGGTTTTGCGGCGAGCAGTAAAGTAATCGAGCACCTACAGGGCTTAGGATTCGAGAACATATACTCAAGACACCTTACTAAAAATGGCGGCGCAAGTAATCTGCTGCAATCACTTGGCTTTACTAATCTAGGAGCACCATATTCAGATGACGATGGTCTTGAATGGCAGAATCTTGTGAGAGCTAGTTATAGCGAAAACACAAAATAA